Proteins encoded in a region of the Petrotoga olearia DSM 13574 genome:
- a CDS encoding UDP-N-acetylglucosamine--N-acetylmuramyl-(pentapeptide) pyrophosphoryl-undecaprenol N-acetylglucosamine transferase, which yields MRKNEELKVVFSGGGTGGHYYPALSVIKYLDKYYNKLEVIYFTTKGRIEEKKLPTDFPKAKLVPLNTKGLERPLYNLKNINRAFEVLKDTNKVEKIIKEFKPTFGFLTGGYVTVPVGLALKKQNIPFYLHEQNSILGISNKVLARWAKKVFVSYEETKLNDKFILTGNPVRTPEREIPRTYLQNFGINDLNKRCILVFGGSLGSNEIDELMYRVYKKEKVNNYIHITKNQEKFKQFQNVFTFEYIEKLYELMAVSDGVISRAGATTLAEIQFYDLHAILIPWKGAAENHQLKNALSLQKKGKVIVFDEENLEIDDLINFLNQIQPKNEKFIYTPKINKATESIVNNILWVGCGAKGR from the coding sequence ATGAGGAAGAATGAAGAGTTAAAAGTTGTTTTTTCAGGAGGCGGTACAGGAGGCCATTACTACCCTGCTCTATCTGTAATAAAATATCTAGATAAATATTATAATAAATTAGAAGTAATATATTTTACAACAAAAGGAAGAATCGAAGAAAAAAAGCTACCTACTGATTTTCCAAAAGCGAAGTTGGTTCCTTTAAATACTAAAGGTCTAGAAAGGCCCTTATACAACCTTAAAAATATTAACAGAGCCTTTGAAGTATTAAAGGACACCAATAAAGTTGAAAAAATAATAAAAGAATTCAAACCTACTTTTGGGTTTCTAACAGGTGGGTACGTGACCGTTCCCGTGGGTTTAGCTTTAAAAAAACAAAATATTCCTTTTTACTTGCATGAGCAAAATTCAATACTTGGGATATCAAACAAAGTACTAGCTAGATGGGCAAAAAAAGTTTTTGTAAGTTACGAAGAGACCAAGTTAAATGATAAATTTATTCTCACAGGAAACCCTGTAAGAACTCCTGAAAGAGAAATACCTCGAACTTACTTGCAAAATTTTGGAATAAATGATCTAAACAAAAGATGTATATTAGTCTTTGGGGGAAGCCTAGGTTCAAACGAAATAGATGAATTAATGTACAGAGTATACAAAAAAGAAAAAGTTAATAATTATATACACATAACAAAAAACCAAGAAAAGTTCAAACAATTTCAAAATGTTTTTACTTTTGAATATATAGAAAAATTATATGAATTAATGGCTGTTTCTGACGGAGTGATATCAAGGGCAGGAGCAACAACTCTCGCGGAAATTCAGTTCTATGATCTTCACGCTATTTTGATACCCTGGAAAGGTGCAGCAGAAAATCATCAGCTTAAAAACGCTCTTTCCCTCCAAAAAAAGGGAAAGGTGATAGTTTTTGATGAAGAAAATTTGGAAATTGACGATTTGATCAACTTTTTAAATCAAATTCAACCAAAAAATGAAAAATTTATATACACGCCAAAGATAAATAAAGCAACAGAAAGTATAGTTAATAATATCTTATGGGTGGGCTGCGGGGCGAAGGGGCGCTAA
- a CDS encoding FtsW/RodA/SpoVE family cell cycle protein gives MVIKRNLIFYLIILGITLFVGVLFIYSSLFAISDIKEINPEQKFQTYIIALILGFLGAITAFMLSDTFTKNKHIMIALFTFLNLILVIVLFTQPIAGAKRWMNIGPFQFQPSELAKLIIPAFLAFYYTQIQNKKNLLINVVFPILVCGISILLVFLEPDLSSSIILTMVTLITMFLGIRDKKVMLFFFIFTLIIISVVFIFMDDLLQTYQISRLTSSDDFQSQRSRDAITHGGLIGTGPFAGEFKYYVPESYSDFIISVIGEEWGKFGIVMVVTLFFFLSHELVYLAYLTKDHTTFIFCGATASWIFIQVVINTLVGLGVPWMPVTGVTLPLVSYGNSSMIVTLTSIGWGLGLIYHNSELTRTDEEE, from the coding sequence ATGGTGATAAAACGAAATTTAATCTTTTACTTAATAATATTGGGTATCACTCTATTTGTAGGTGTATTATTCATCTACAGTTCTCTTTTTGCAATTAGTGACATCAAGGAGATAAACCCAGAACAAAAGTTTCAAACTTATATAATCGCTTTAATTCTTGGCTTTTTAGGTGCGATAACAGCTTTTATGCTCAGTGATACTTTTACAAAAAACAAGCATATTATGATTGCTCTTTTTACATTTTTAAATCTTATTTTAGTTATCGTTTTGTTCACACAACCTATCGCTGGGGCAAAAAGATGGATGAACATTGGACCTTTCCAATTTCAACCATCAGAACTTGCAAAACTTATTATTCCCGCTTTCTTGGCTTTTTATTACACTCAAATACAAAATAAAAAAAATCTTCTAATTAATGTGGTTTTTCCTATTTTAGTTTGTGGAATCAGCATATTATTGGTGTTTTTGGAACCAGACCTCAGTTCTTCTATTATATTAACAATGGTAACATTAATAACGATGTTTTTGGGAATAAGAGATAAAAAAGTTATGTTATTTTTCTTTATTTTTACGTTGATTATCATCTCAGTTGTTTTCATCTTCATGGATGATCTGCTCCAAACCTATCAGATTTCAAGATTGACAAGTTCTGACGATTTTCAAAGTCAACGTTCAAGAGATGCCATTACACATGGGGGGCTGATTGGTACTGGTCCGTTTGCGGGTGAATTCAAATACTATGTACCAGAATCTTACAGTGATTTTATTATATCCGTTATAGGAGAAGAATGGGGAAAATTTGGGATAGTGATGGTTGTAACTCTTTTCTTCTTTCTATCTCATGAACTTGTGTACTTAGCCTATCTAACAAAAGATCACACTACTTTTATATTTTGTGGAGCTACAGCTTCATGGATCTTCATTCAAGTTGTTATAAACACTTTGGTAGGTTTAGGAGTACCATGGATGCCGGTTACAGGAGTGACTCTTCCCTTGGTAAGCTATGGAAATTCTTCTATGATAGTTACATTAACCTCCATAGGGTGGGGTTTGGGATTAATATATCATAATTCGGAGTTGACAAGAACAGATGAGGAAGAATGA
- a CDS encoding basic amino acid ABC transporter substrate-binding protein has product MVKKMVLVCIILFSFVFSAFSVTYVVGTEASFPPFEYVEGGKFVGFDIDLIKEIGKIYGFDVEIRDISFDSLIPSLMTGNIDIIVAGMTITEERERVVDFTIPYFSADQSIMVRKGEGTNLTVLFKKPKIGVQTGTTGDLWVTENLIDTGYLPKANLIRYDTFNFAVRDLVNKNLDALILDNPVAQRFTKTDPVEIVGIIKTNENYGMAVAPGNKDLLNMLNEGITKLQESGKMDELIEKYFK; this is encoded by the coding sequence ATGGTAAAAAAAATGGTTTTGGTATGCATAATTTTATTTTCATTTGTGTTTTCTGCTTTTTCAGTTACTTATGTTGTTGGTACAGAAGCATCTTTTCCACCATTTGAATACGTAGAAGGCGGAAAGTTCGTTGGCTTTGATATTGATTTAATAAAAGAAATCGGGAAAATCTACGGATTCGATGTTGAAATAAGAGACATTAGTTTTGACTCTCTCATACCTTCTTTAATGACAGGAAATATAGATATTATTGTAGCTGGAATGACGATAACAGAAGAAAGAGAGAGAGTGGTGGATTTTACAATCCCATATTTTAGTGCCGATCAGAGTATTATGGTAAGAAAAGGAGAAGGTACTAACCTAACAGTTCTTTTTAAGAAACCAAAAATCGGAGTTCAAACAGGTACAACAGGTGATCTTTGGGTAACAGAAAATCTTATTGACACGGGTTACTTGCCAAAAGCTAACCTAATAAGATACGATACATTTAACTTTGCTGTTCGTGACTTGGTTAATAAAAATCTCGACGCACTCATATTAGATAATCCTGTGGCTCAAAGATTTACCAAGACAGATCCTGTGGAAATTGTTGGAATTATTAAGACTAACGAAAATTATGGTATGGCCGTTGCACCAGGTAATAAAGATTTATTAAATATGTTGAACGAAGGTATAACAAAGTTACAAGAGTCTGGAAAGATGGATGAACTAATAGAGAAATATTTTAAGTGA
- a CDS encoding amino acid ABC transporter permease, producing the protein MSFVEIIQNSWVYMVEGIWVTLFLTLISVVIGFFLGVLLAVAKTYGNKFFYYISYIFIEIIRGTPLLVQLFILYYSLPVIGIRLSPLLASIIAFFLNSAAYQAEYLRGAIQSISSGQMQASLSIGMTKWQAIRLIILPQALRRFIPSWTNEFIYLLKYSSLSYIVGVPEIMAQARFVASRNFEFFQVYLFAALIYLVLVTFFGEIFRYVEKKLKIPGTLTYARNRI; encoded by the coding sequence ATGAGCTTTGTTGAAATTATTCAAAATTCTTGGGTATATATGGTGGAAGGTATCTGGGTTACCCTTTTTTTAACTTTAATTTCTGTAGTAATAGGATTCTTTTTAGGTGTTTTACTAGCGGTCGCAAAGACCTATGGAAATAAATTTTTCTATTACATAAGCTACATATTTATCGAAATCATAAGAGGTACTCCTTTACTTGTTCAATTATTTATTCTTTATTATAGTTTACCTGTTATTGGGATTAGGCTTTCGCCATTATTAGCTTCAATAATAGCCTTTTTTTTAAATTCCGCCGCTTATCAGGCAGAATATCTAAGAGGGGCTATTCAGTCGATAAGTTCTGGGCAAATGCAAGCATCTTTATCAATAGGAATGACAAAATGGCAAGCCATTAGATTGATTATATTGCCCCAAGCTTTAAGAAGGTTTATCCCTTCTTGGACGAATGAATTTATTTATCTCTTGAAATATTCATCTCTTTCTTATATTGTTGGAGTACCAGAAATAATGGCTCAAGCTAGGTTTGTAGCAAGTCGTAATTTTGAATTTTTTCAAGTTTACCTTTTTGCTGCCCTCATATATTTAGTATTGGTCACATTTTTTGGAGAAATATTCAGATATGTTGAAAAGAAATTGAAGATTCCAGGGACACTCACTTATGCTAGAAATCGCATTTAA
- the argS gene encoding arginine--tRNA ligase, which produces MEIIDLIKEQIDATLSNIGVTELENNFTIETPPKDDLGDFSSNIAFLLTKRLRKSPQEIAQILKEELDKSPFFEKVDNVKGFLNFFVSPQIYQRICSKILSNPKTYGKFDIGKGQNIQFEFASINPTGPITVAHGRQAVMGDVLANMYEQAGYIVQREMYLNDAGRQIKLLSYSLWVRYNEILGSKYEIPEDGYRGDYLIDTAKKVLNKYGDKFKDKWDEEVEDIFRKEVLEDMLKTMLSTLEKINVNFDVVFSEQLLFKNKIVEKTLNDLKAKGYVYEKDDAVWFKVSDLIDENDKVLIRSKDSMPTYFCDDIAYHYYKYLRGFDSVIDIMGSDHHGHIPRMMASIKALGLPEDFLKIILHQFVNVKKGQEIIKMSTRSGEFFTLDDLIQNVGKDAVRYFFAMVDPDTTLNFDIDLAIKKSNENPVYYVQYAHARICSIFKEAQKRGIEYELFLGLENLKENEEKLLMRELALFTDVLTKAVIQNKPNLLTQYLERVASRFHHFYNNLSVLNAENYELIQGRLNLCQATKIVIARGLSILGVNAPESM; this is translated from the coding sequence ATGGAAATAATCGACCTAATAAAAGAACAAATAGATGCAACCTTATCAAATATAGGTGTTACTGAACTTGAAAATAATTTTACCATTGAAACTCCTCCAAAAGACGATTTAGGAGATTTTTCATCCAACATCGCATTCCTATTAACTAAAAGGTTGAGAAAATCGCCACAAGAAATTGCCCAAATTTTAAAGGAAGAATTAGATAAATCTCCTTTTTTTGAAAAAGTTGATAATGTAAAAGGTTTCTTAAATTTTTTTGTTTCACCCCAAATTTATCAAAGAATATGTTCTAAAATTTTGAGCAACCCAAAAACTTACGGAAAATTTGATATAGGTAAGGGTCAAAATATTCAGTTTGAATTTGCAAGCATCAATCCCACGGGCCCCATTACAGTTGCTCATGGACGACAAGCTGTTATGGGTGATGTTTTGGCAAATATGTATGAACAAGCTGGATACATTGTTCAAAGGGAGATGTATTTGAACGATGCAGGCAGACAAATAAAACTTCTTTCCTACTCCCTATGGGTAAGATACAACGAAATTTTAGGTTCAAAGTATGAAATACCTGAAGATGGTTACAGGGGAGATTATCTTATAGATACGGCTAAAAAAGTATTGAACAAGTATGGAGATAAATTTAAAGATAAATGGGATGAGGAAGTCGAAGATATATTTAGAAAAGAAGTCTTAGAAGATATGCTAAAAACTATGTTGAGTACACTGGAAAAGATCAACGTGAACTTTGATGTGGTCTTTAGTGAACAATTATTATTTAAAAATAAGATAGTTGAAAAAACCTTGAACGATTTAAAAGCTAAAGGCTACGTGTATGAAAAAGATGATGCTGTATGGTTTAAAGTATCAGATTTGATAGATGAAAACGACAAGGTATTGATAAGGTCTAAAGATTCGATGCCCACATATTTCTGTGATGACATCGCTTACCATTATTACAAGTACCTACGGGGTTTCGACAGCGTAATTGATATAATGGGTTCTGACCACCATGGTCACATACCAAGAATGATGGCTTCAATAAAAGCATTAGGATTACCAGAAGATTTTTTAAAAATAATCTTACACCAGTTTGTAAATGTAAAAAAGGGTCAAGAAATTATAAAAATGTCAACAAGAAGCGGCGAATTCTTCACTCTTGATGACCTTATACAAAATGTCGGCAAAGATGCGGTTAGGTACTTCTTTGCAATGGTTGATCCAGATACAACATTAAATTTCGATATTGATCTGGCTATAAAAAAATCTAATGAAAACCCTGTTTATTACGTCCAATATGCTCACGCAAGGATATGCAGCATATTTAAAGAAGCACAAAAGAGAGGAATAGAATATGAATTATTTTTAGGCTTAGAAAATCTAAAAGAAAACGAAGAAAAATTACTAATGAGGGAGTTAGCCTTATTTACCGATGTGTTAACAAAAGCTGTAATTCAAAACAAGCCTAACTTGCTTACCCAATATTTAGAAAGAGTAGCCTCAAGATTCCATCATTTTTACAACAACCTCTCTGTTCTTAACGCAGAAAATTATGAACTTATTCAAGGCAGGTTGAATCTCTGCCAGGCAACAAAAATTGTTATAGCAAGAGGTTTGTCTATTTTGGGAGTAAATGCTCCTGAAAGCATGTGA
- a CDS encoding amino acid ABC transporter permease — protein MEDIQTIINSFPYLLKGTLVTLELTFFSLLLGFVVGVIISFGQLYGNKFVQLIFLIYERIFRSIPLIVMLFLIFYGLPALGIRLDPMIASIIGLGLISSAYQSQIFRGAISSISKGQLDAAYSIGMNKIQTFFYIIFPQAIRIALSGWTNEASVVLKDTSVAYALGVVELLRQGTYIISVTNRPLIVYLICGVIYFILTFSISRGLGSIEKKLIIPGFETRSV, from the coding sequence TTGGAAGACATTCAGACTATTATCAATTCTTTTCCCTATTTGTTAAAAGGAACCCTTGTGACACTAGAATTAACTTTTTTTAGTTTGTTGTTAGGATTTGTTGTAGGGGTTATTATTTCTTTTGGTCAATTGTATGGCAACAAATTTGTACAATTGATTTTTCTAATATACGAACGAATTTTTAGGAGCATTCCTCTGATAGTCATGCTCTTTTTGATTTTTTACGGTTTGCCTGCTTTAGGAATAAGATTAGATCCTATGATTGCCTCAATAATTGGTTTAGGTTTGATAAGTTCAGCTTATCAATCACAAATTTTTAGAGGTGCAATTTCATCAATATCAAAAGGACAGCTTGATGCTGCCTATTCCATAGGGATGAACAAAATTCAGACTTTTTTTTATATCATATTCCCTCAAGCAATAAGAATCGCATTATCAGGATGGACCAATGAGGCATCGGTAGTTTTAAAAGATACATCAGTTGCTTATGCCTTGGGTGTGGTGGAACTACTAAGGCAAGGCACTTACATTATATCTGTAACCAACAGACCTTTGATCGTTTATCTAATTTGTGGGGTTATATATTTTATCCTAACTTTTAGTATAAGTAGAGGACTGGGTAGTATTGAAAAAAAGCTAATTATACCCGGATTTGAAACGAGGAGCGTTTGA
- a CDS encoding amino acid ABC transporter ATP-binding protein has product MGEDKDIILKVEDLHKSYNNTEILKGITLEVRKGETKVIIGPSGTGKSTLLMCINRLVEPDSGRIYLDEEEILSSKNIHKIRQEIGFVFQHFNLFDHLTVLENVRIGLTKVKKIEKTQATETALKELERVGLKDKSELYPAQLSGGQKQRVAIARCLAMNPKLILFDEPTSALDPELIGEVLNVMIDLAKSGMTMVCVTHEMGFARAVADEIIFMEKGVIVEKGPPELMFKNPQKERTKEFLNKLSQLYGKEENS; this is encoded by the coding sequence ATGGGAGAAGATAAAGATATCATATTAAAGGTAGAAGATCTTCATAAAAGTTATAACAACACAGAAATCCTGAAAGGAATAACATTAGAAGTAAGAAAAGGTGAAACCAAAGTAATAATAGGCCCAAGTGGGACGGGGAAGAGTACGCTTTTAATGTGCATAAACAGACTTGTCGAACCTGATTCCGGAAGAATATATCTGGACGAGGAAGAAATATTATCTTCAAAGAATATTCACAAAATTAGGCAAGAAATAGGTTTTGTATTTCAACATTTCAACTTATTCGATCACTTAACTGTGCTTGAAAACGTTAGAATTGGGTTGACTAAAGTAAAAAAAATTGAAAAAACACAAGCCACCGAAACTGCATTAAAAGAATTAGAACGGGTTGGATTGAAGGACAAATCAGAACTTTATCCTGCCCAACTTTCTGGTGGACAAAAACAAAGGGTTGCGATTGCGAGATGTTTGGCTATGAATCCAAAATTGATCCTATTTGATGAACCTACTTCGGCTTTGGATCCAGAGCTGATAGGAGAGGTTCTGAACGTTATGATTGATCTTGCAAAAAGTGGTATGACTATGGTTTGTGTTACACATGAAATGGGATTCGCAAGGGCTGTTGCTGATGAGATCATATTCATGGAAAAAGGTGTGATCGTTGAAAAAGGTCCTCCAGAATTGATGTTCAAAAATCCTCAAAAAGAAAGAACTAAGGAATTTTTGAATAAGTTATCGCAGTTGTATGGAAAGGAAGAAAATTCATGA